From a single Equus asinus isolate D_3611 breed Donkey chromosome 2, EquAss-T2T_v2, whole genome shotgun sequence genomic region:
- the TMX1 gene encoding thioredoxin-related transmembrane protein 1 isoform X1, with amino-acid sequence MAPSRSAGVLAAVLLLLLCGATAGRRSDVRVLTDDNWRELLEGEWMIEFYAPWCPACQNLQPEWESFAEWGEDLEVNVAKVDVTEQPGLSGRFIITALPTIYHCKDGEFRRYQGPRTKKDFINFISEKEWKNIGPVSSWFGPGSILMGSMSALFQLSMWIRTWHNYFIEDLGLPVWGSYAVFALATLLSGLFLGLCMIFVADCLCPSKRRRPQPYSSKKLLPESSQPLKKVEEEQEADEEDVSEEEAERKEGTNTDFPQNAVRQRSVGPALATDQS; translated from the exons ATGGCGCCCTCCAGGAGTGCAGGGGTGCTTGCGGCcgtgctgctcctgctgctctgcGGGGCGACCGCCGGCCGGCGGAGCGACGTGCGCGTGCTCACGGACGACAACTGGCGGGAGCTGCTGGAAGGAGAGTGGATGATAGAGTT TTATGCTCCATGGTGTCCTGCTTGTCAGAATCTTCAACCAGAATGGGAAAGTTTTGCTGAGTGGGGAGAAGATCTCGAGGTTAATGTTGCGAAAGTAGATGTCACAGAGCAGCCAG GACTGAGTGGGCGATTTATCATAACTGCTCTTCCTACTATTTATCA TTGTAAAGATGGTGAATTTAGGCGCTATCAGGGCCCGAGGACTAAGAAGGACTTCATAAACTTCATCAGTGAGAAGGAGTGGAAGAATATTGGACCCGTTTCATCGTGGTTTGGTCCCGGTTCCATTCT gATGGGAAGTATGTCAGCACTCTTCCAGCTCTCCATGTGGATCAGG aCTTGGCATAACTATTTTATTGAAGACCTTGGATTACCAGTTTGGGGCTCATACGCAGTTTTTGCTTTAGCAACTCTGCTTTCTGGACTGTTTTTAGGACTT TGTATGATCTTTGTGGCAGACTGCCTTTGTCCTTCAAAGAGGCGCAGACCACAGCCGTACTCTTCCA aaaaattgttACCGGAGTCTTCTCAACCTTTgaaaaaagtggaagaggaacAAGAGGCTGATGAAGAAGATGtttcagaagaggaagctgaaaggaaagaaggaacaaacACAGACTTTCCACAGAATGCCGTCAGACAGCGCTCCGTGGGGCCTGCCCTGGCCACAGATCAATCCTAG
- the TMX1 gene encoding thioredoxin-related transmembrane protein 1 isoform X2, with product MAPSRSAGVLAAVLLLLLCGATAGRRSDVRVLTDDNWRELLEGEWMIEFCKDGEFRRYQGPRTKKDFINFISEKEWKNIGPVSSWFGPGSILMGSMSALFQLSMWIRTWHNYFIEDLGLPVWGSYAVFALATLLSGLFLGLCMIFVADCLCPSKRRRPQPYSSKKLLPESSQPLKKVEEEQEADEEDVSEEEAERKEGTNTDFPQNAVRQRSVGPALATDQS from the exons ATGGCGCCCTCCAGGAGTGCAGGGGTGCTTGCGGCcgtgctgctcctgctgctctgcGGGGCGACCGCCGGCCGGCGGAGCGACGTGCGCGTGCTCACGGACGACAACTGGCGGGAGCTGCTGGAAGGAGAGTGGATGATAGAGTT TTGTAAAGATGGTGAATTTAGGCGCTATCAGGGCCCGAGGACTAAGAAGGACTTCATAAACTTCATCAGTGAGAAGGAGTGGAAGAATATTGGACCCGTTTCATCGTGGTTTGGTCCCGGTTCCATTCT gATGGGAAGTATGTCAGCACTCTTCCAGCTCTCCATGTGGATCAGG aCTTGGCATAACTATTTTATTGAAGACCTTGGATTACCAGTTTGGGGCTCATACGCAGTTTTTGCTTTAGCAACTCTGCTTTCTGGACTGTTTTTAGGACTT TGTATGATCTTTGTGGCAGACTGCCTTTGTCCTTCAAAGAGGCGCAGACCACAGCCGTACTCTTCCA aaaaattgttACCGGAGTCTTCTCAACCTTTgaaaaaagtggaagaggaacAAGAGGCTGATGAAGAAGATGtttcagaagaggaagctgaaaggaaagaaggaacaaacACAGACTTTCCACAGAATGCCGTCAGACAGCGCTCCGTGGGGCCTGCCCTGGCCACAGATCAATCCTAG